A stretch of the Mycobacterium shigaense genome encodes the following:
- a CDS encoding thioesterase II family protein, with the protein MPLEKTTWLRALRPVPNARAVLLGFPPAGGSAGAYRALAQRITLGVAVYAVQYPGRQDRLGDPLVTDMAELADLVTADLSRWGAVPKLALFGHSMGATVAFEVARRLESENRDPVRLFVSGRIAPDEPYSGRVHTGPDAELIAELERLANDPASVAGLRADPDLADLVLPPLRADYRTVETYEFQPGPPLRCPLSVLLGDADPTVTPGQAEGWRAYTDAEFELTTFPGRHFYLDEHVPEVADYLSARLG; encoded by the coding sequence GTGCCGCTGGAAAAGACGACCTGGTTGCGCGCGCTGCGGCCGGTGCCGAACGCTCGTGCCGTCCTGTTGGGCTTCCCGCCCGCCGGGGGATCGGCAGGGGCGTATCGGGCGCTGGCCCAACGGATCACGCTGGGCGTCGCGGTTTACGCCGTGCAGTATCCCGGGCGACAGGATCGGCTGGGCGACCCGCTGGTCACAGATATGGCCGAGCTGGCCGACCTCGTGACGGCCGACCTTTCGCGGTGGGGCGCGGTGCCCAAGCTCGCCTTGTTCGGGCACAGCATGGGGGCGACGGTCGCGTTCGAGGTGGCTCGGCGGTTGGAGTCGGAAAACCGCGATCCGGTCCGGTTGTTCGTGTCCGGCCGGATAGCGCCCGACGAGCCCTACTCGGGCCGCGTGCACACCGGGCCGGACGCCGAGCTGATCGCCGAGCTGGAGCGCCTGGCCAACGACCCGGCCTCGGTGGCGGGGCTGCGCGCCGACCCGGATCTCGCGGACCTGGTGCTGCCGCCGTTGCGCGCCGACTACCGCACGGTGGAGACCTACGAGTTCCAGCCGGGGCCGCCCCTGCGGTGCCCGCTGTCGGTGCTGCTCGGGGACGCCGATCCCACCGTCACGCCCGGGCAGGCGGAAGGCTGGCGGGCGTACACCGACGCCGAATTCGAGCTGACTACGTTTCCGGGCCGGCACTTCTACCTCGACGAGCACGTCCCCGAGGTCGCCGACTACTTGTCCGCCCGCTTAGGCTGA
- a CDS encoding TetR/AcrR family transcriptional regulator yields the protein MTQNDWLVGRDRHGAAAERIYAAAADIISRVGYDGLTIEALAAEVHCSPATIYRHAGGKAAIRDAIVVLHANRIVDSVHDAIEGLRGRERVVAATLAALDRMHADPLVHLMRTMHLGPDSQWVTTSPAVLGFAAQMLGLNDPLAAQWLIRVFLSLWSWPLKDRAAERELVERFLGSSFQTT from the coding sequence ATGACCCAAAACGATTGGTTGGTGGGGCGGGATCGCCACGGCGCGGCCGCCGAGCGCATCTATGCCGCGGCCGCCGACATCATCTCGCGCGTCGGCTATGACGGCCTCACGATCGAGGCCCTGGCCGCGGAGGTGCATTGCTCCCCGGCCACCATTTACCGGCACGCCGGCGGCAAAGCCGCGATCCGCGACGCGATCGTCGTCCTGCACGCCAATCGCATCGTCGACTCCGTGCACGACGCGATCGAAGGCCTCCGCGGCCGGGAGAGGGTGGTGGCCGCGACGCTCGCCGCCCTCGATCGCATGCACGCGGATCCGCTGGTGCACCTCATGCGAACGATGCATCTGGGACCGGACAGCCAATGGGTCACGACGTCGCCTGCGGTGCTGGGTTTCGCCGCGCAGATGCTGGGCCTCAACGATCCCCTCGCCGCGCAATGGCTGATCCGGGTCTTCCTGTCGCTGTGGTCCTGGCCGCTGAAAGACCGAGCGGCCGAGCGGGAGCTGGTGGAACGATTTCTCGGCTCGTCGTTCCAAACGACTTAA